A genomic window from Serratia liquefaciens includes:
- the gap gene encoding type I glyceraldehyde-3-phosphate dehydrogenase — protein MVKVGINGFGRIGRNVLRAALGRSDFEVVAINDLTDSKTLAHLLKYDSLSGRLAASVEAGENQLLLDGRPIHVFSERDPGAIPWKSVGVDVVIEATGFFADKAKAEVHITRGGAKRVIISAPAKDDDITIVMGVNQDQYDPAKHRVVSNGSCTTNGLAPAAQVLHQAFGIEYGLMNTTHAYTNSQALHDQPEKDLRGARAAAESIVPYSSGAAKALGKVIPSLDGRLTGYSLRVPVPVVSIVDLTVTLKREVTSEEINAAFRQAAESGPLKGILGYSDEPLVSSDYKGDPRSSIIDGLSTLVIGGKLVKVLAWYDNEWGFSNRLVDLAVLMEKRGL, from the coding sequence ATGGTCAAAGTAGGCATTAATGGATTCGGCAGAATCGGCAGGAATGTTTTGCGTGCTGCGTTAGGTCGCAGCGACTTTGAAGTTGTGGCGATCAATGATTTGACCGACAGTAAAACGCTGGCGCATCTGCTGAAATACGATTCGCTCTCGGGCCGGCTGGCGGCCAGCGTCGAGGCCGGTGAAAACCAGCTGCTGCTGGACGGCAGGCCAATTCATGTCTTCTCTGAAAGAGATCCGGGCGCCATTCCATGGAAAAGCGTGGGCGTTGACGTGGTGATCGAAGCGACCGGTTTTTTTGCCGATAAAGCCAAGGCAGAAGTCCACATCACCCGGGGCGGCGCCAAACGAGTGATCATCTCTGCGCCGGCTAAAGACGACGACATTACGATAGTGATGGGCGTTAACCAGGATCAGTACGATCCGGCTAAGCATCGGGTGGTCAGCAACGGCAGTTGTACCACCAACGGTTTGGCACCCGCCGCGCAGGTGCTGCATCAAGCCTTTGGCATTGAGTACGGCCTGATGAACACCACCCATGCTTACACCAACAGCCAGGCCCTGCACGATCAGCCGGAAAAAGATTTACGGGGTGCCCGTGCCGCCGCGGAGTCGATTGTGCCTTACTCCAGCGGCGCGGCCAAAGCGCTCGGCAAGGTGATCCCGAGCCTGGATGGCCGCCTGACCGGTTATTCGCTGCGGGTACCGGTGCCGGTAGTCTCTATCGTCGACCTGACGGTCACGCTGAAACGCGAAGTGACCAGCGAAGAAATCAACGCCGCTTTCCGTCAGGCTGCGGAGTCAGGGCCACTCAAGGGGATCCTTGGCTACAGCGATGAACCTTTGGTGTCGAGCGATTATAAAGGCGACCCGCGCTCGTCGATTATCGATGGGCTTTCAACGCTGGTGATCGGCGGCAAGTTGGTCAAGGTTCTTGCCTGGTATGACAACGAGTGGGGGTTCTCTAACCGCCTGGTCGACCTGGCGGTGCTGATGGAAAAACGCGGGTTGTAG
- a CDS encoding ABC transporter ATP-binding protein has product MSLGDTQHGNARPGIQVRDLTLRFGQQVIFDGLNFDIAGGSFVALLGASGAGKTSLLKIIAGLAKPTSGTVIGSDGLPIAGRIAYMGQKDLLYPWLTIDENISLGARLRGEKVDRTWAEHLLERVGLSGYGRSLPAALSGGMRQRAAIARTLYERQPIVLMDEPFSALDTITRAMIQQLAAELLAQHTVLLITHDPMEACRLSHRLLVLSRYPAGLDDSHVIEGLPPRAPDNPQLLKSQSELLLQLVRAAG; this is encoded by the coding sequence ATGAGCCTCGGCGACACGCAGCACGGCAACGCCCGGCCCGGTATTCAGGTACGGGATCTGACCCTGCGCTTTGGTCAGCAGGTGATTTTCGATGGTCTGAATTTCGATATCGCCGGCGGCAGCTTCGTTGCCCTGCTCGGCGCCAGCGGCGCGGGGAAAACCAGCCTGCTGAAGATCATCGCCGGACTGGCGAAACCCACTTCCGGTACGGTTATCGGCAGCGATGGCCTGCCGATCGCCGGGCGTATCGCCTATATGGGGCAAAAGGATCTGCTCTATCCCTGGCTGACAATTGACGAGAATATTAGCCTCGGCGCGCGGCTGCGCGGCGAAAAGGTCGACCGCACCTGGGCGGAGCATTTGCTGGAACGCGTGGGGCTGAGCGGCTATGGCCGCAGCTTGCCCGCCGCGCTGTCCGGCGGCATGCGTCAACGTGCCGCTATTGCCCGCACCCTGTATGAACGTCAGCCGATTGTGTTGATGGACGAACCCTTCTCGGCGCTGGATACCATTACCCGCGCCATGATCCAGCAGTTGGCCGCCGAACTGCTGGCGCAGCATACCGTGCTGCTGATCACTCACGACCCCATGGAGGCCTGCCGCCTCAGCCACCGCCTGCTGGTGCTGTCCCGTTATCCGGCGGGGCTGGACGACAGCCATGTTATCGAGGGCTTACCGCCACGAGCGCCGGACAATCCTCAGTTGTTGAAAAGCCAGAGCGAGTTGCTGCTGCAACTCGTGAGGGCCGCCGGATGA
- a CDS encoding inositol monophosphatase family protein, which translates to MNEQIAQRLTLAEQAAREAGAKALDYFNRRESLVIETKRDAQDVVSIADREVELLIREHIARQFPQDGFLGEEFGLQPGDSGYTWVVDPIDGTSPFVNGMPNWCVSVAVIHQGEPVIGVIVAPCQQECFKAARGAGATLNGKTLLVDPKRTLQNHVTGFGANSYVKPERVGEIAAAITAVGGSFFRNGSGAMMLAWVAAGRLVGYYEPYMHAWDCLAGYCLVNEAGGWTHPFNTEGEHLLRGGPVLAVAPGAKEELMRIAQL; encoded by the coding sequence ATGAACGAACAGATTGCCCAGCGCCTGACGCTGGCGGAACAGGCGGCCCGCGAAGCCGGGGCCAAGGCGCTGGATTATTTTAATCGCCGCGAAAGCCTGGTGATTGAAACCAAACGCGATGCGCAAGACGTGGTTTCGATTGCCGATCGCGAGGTTGAACTGCTGATCCGCGAACACATCGCCCGCCAATTCCCGCAAGACGGTTTCCTGGGCGAGGAGTTTGGCCTGCAACCCGGCGATTCCGGTTACACCTGGGTAGTGGACCCGATCGACGGCACCAGCCCATTCGTTAACGGCATGCCGAACTGGTGCGTGTCGGTGGCCGTTATCCATCAGGGCGAGCCGGTGATCGGCGTGATCGTCGCCCCCTGTCAGCAAGAGTGTTTTAAGGCCGCTCGCGGCGCGGGTGCGACCCTCAATGGCAAAACGCTGCTGGTGGATCCAAAGCGCACCTTGCAAAACCACGTCACCGGTTTTGGCGCCAACAGCTATGTTAAACCGGAACGCGTCGGTGAAATTGCCGCCGCAATCACCGCCGTGGGCGGCAGTTTCTTCCGCAACGGCTCCGGCGCCATGATGTTGGCCTGGGTGGCGGCAGGACGGCTGGTGGGCTATTACGAACCCTACATGCACGCCTGGGACTGTCTGGCGGGTTACTGTCTGGTGAACGAAGCCGGTGGCTGGACCCACCCGTTCAATACCGAAGGGGAACATTTGCTGCGCGGCGGGCCGGTGCTGGCGGTGGCCCCTGGGGCCAAAGAAGAGTTAATGCGTATTGCACAGCTGTGA
- a CDS encoding ABC transporter ATP-binding protein: protein MTAIRSGSVVFENVTKQFADFTALPGLSLTVEPGTLVTLLGPSGCGKTTTLRLLAGLEHPTSGRILIGGKEVTHLPANERDVAMVFQSYALFPHMNSLDNVMYGLLASGLSRKEAQDRAREGLKLVGLESMGQRLPSELSGGQQQRIAVARALVLEPQVLLLDEPLSNLDERLRRRVRTEIRDLQQRLGFTAVYVTHDQEEALAVSDKIIVMKEGHIAQQGAPQELYHSPASVFIADFMGEANILPCDIEQVEGGEALITLGSRQYRVPGAKARPGAAQLSVRPQFITLLPEQSGALNGEVTHSTWLGDHIEYEVKTDLGALFIVDVQMERQLAPTTRVAIDFKTQGLALIAQ from the coding sequence ATGACTGCCATTCGTTCCGGCTCGGTGGTGTTTGAGAACGTCACCAAACAGTTTGCCGATTTCACCGCCTTGCCCGGGCTTTCACTCACCGTCGAGCCCGGCACACTGGTGACGCTGCTCGGGCCTTCCGGCTGCGGCAAGACCACCACCCTGCGTCTGCTGGCCGGCCTGGAACACCCGACCTCAGGCCGTATTCTGATTGGCGGCAAGGAAGTCACACACCTGCCCGCCAACGAACGCGACGTCGCGATGGTGTTTCAATCCTACGCGCTGTTCCCGCACATGAACTCTCTGGATAACGTGATGTACGGCCTGCTGGCCAGCGGCCTGTCGCGTAAGGAGGCGCAGGATCGGGCCCGTGAAGGGCTGAAACTGGTCGGTCTGGAAAGCATGGGCCAGCGCCTGCCCTCTGAGCTGTCCGGTGGCCAGCAACAGCGCATCGCCGTGGCGCGTGCCCTGGTGTTGGAACCGCAGGTGCTGCTGCTCGACGAACCCTTATCCAACCTCGACGAACGGCTGCGTCGCCGTGTCCGCACCGAGATCCGCGATTTGCAGCAGCGCCTCGGCTTTACCGCGGTGTACGTCACCCACGATCAGGAAGAAGCCCTGGCGGTCTCCGATAAGATTATCGTCATGAAAGAAGGGCATATTGCCCAGCAGGGTGCGCCGCAGGAGCTTTACCACTCGCCGGCGTCGGTGTTTATCGCCGACTTTATGGGCGAAGCCAATATCCTGCCCTGTGACATAGAACAAGTGGAAGGCGGGGAAGCGCTGATCACCCTCGGCAGCCGCCAGTACCGGGTACCGGGTGCCAAGGCGCGTCCCGGTGCAGCGCAACTGTCGGTGCGCCCACAGTTCATTACCCTGCTGCCGGAGCAAAGCGGCGCCTTAAACGGTGAAGTCACCCACAGCACCTGGCTTGGGGACCATATCGAATATGAAGTAAAAACCGATCTCGGCGCGCTGTTTATTGTCGATGTGCAGATGGAACGCCAACTGGCACCGACCACCCGCGTGGCCATTGACTTCAAAACTCAGGGTCTGGCACTGATTGCCCAGTGA
- a CDS encoding LLM class flavin-dependent oxidoreductase, with protein MKKIGFLSFGHWTPSSQSGTRSAADALLQSIDLAVAAEELGADGAYFRVHHFARQLASPFPLLAAIGAKTRRIEIGTGVIDMRYENPLYMVEDACAADLISGGRLQLGISRGSPEQVIDGWRYFGYTPAEGETEADMARRHTDVLLEALRGEGFAEPNPQPMFPNPPGLLRVEPFSAGLRDRIWWGASSDATAVWAAKLGMNLQSSTLKNDETGEPFHVQQAKQIRAYRAAWKDAGHVREPRVSVSRSIFALMNQQDRSYFGNSGQDSDQVGYIDQQTRAVFGRSYAAEPELLIKQLAQDEAIAEADTLLLTVPNQLGVDYNAHVIESILTHVAPALGWR; from the coding sequence ATGAAGAAAATCGGATTCCTTTCTTTCGGCCACTGGACGCCTTCGTCGCAGTCGGGCACCCGTTCGGCGGCCGATGCGCTGCTGCAATCCATTGATCTTGCCGTGGCGGCAGAAGAACTGGGGGCGGATGGGGCTTATTTTCGCGTGCACCACTTTGCCCGCCAGCTTGCCTCGCCATTCCCGCTGTTGGCGGCCATCGGCGCCAAAACCCGACGTATCGAGATCGGCACCGGCGTGATCGACATGCGTTATGAAAATCCGCTTTATATGGTCGAAGATGCCTGCGCCGCCGACCTGATTTCCGGCGGGCGCTTGCAACTGGGCATCAGTCGCGGTTCTCCCGAACAGGTGATTGATGGCTGGCGTTATTTTGGCTATACGCCTGCCGAAGGCGAGACCGAAGCCGATATGGCGCGCCGTCATACCGACGTTTTGTTGGAAGCGCTGCGTGGTGAAGGCTTCGCCGAACCTAACCCGCAACCGATGTTCCCGAATCCACCGGGCCTGCTGCGGGTCGAGCCTTTCTCCGCCGGGCTGCGCGATCGCATCTGGTGGGGCGCCAGCTCGGACGCCACGGCGGTTTGGGCGGCGAAGCTGGGCATGAATCTGCAAAGTTCGACGCTGAAAAACGATGAAACCGGCGAACCTTTCCACGTGCAGCAGGCCAAGCAGATCCGCGCCTATCGCGCCGCCTGGAAGGACGCGGGCCATGTGCGTGAACCACGGGTGTCGGTCAGCCGCAGCATCTTTGCGCTGATGAACCAGCAGGATCGCAGCTATTTCGGCAACAGCGGTCAGGACAGCGATCAGGTGGGGTATATCGATCAGCAGACTCGTGCGGTATTCGGCCGTAGCTATGCTGCCGAGCCGGAGTTGTTGATCAAGCAGCTGGCGCAGGACGAAGCGATCGCCGAAGCCGATACCTTGCTGCTGACCGTGCCCAACCAGCTGGGCGTCGACTACAACGCCCACGTGATTGAGTCGATCCTGACTCATGTCGCGCCGGCGCTGGGCTGGCGCTGA
- a CDS encoding TenA family protein yields MFTPLFENGLYGKLRQQAGGHWQDYVAHPFIQQLAAGTLPEPAFRRYLTQDYLFLIHFARAYALLVSKLRTLPEMRAATASLNAIVAELPLHLAYCADWGLSEPQIAAEPEAPETLNYTRYVLDIGHAGDALDLLVALMPCVAGYAEIGLRLLNDPNTVMEGNPYSSWIRNYGDPAYLSGVQASLDLLENVGLQRGAPSRLNELSAIFTTATRLESAFWQMGLNAQ; encoded by the coding sequence ATGTTTACTCCCTTATTCGAAAACGGTCTTTACGGAAAGCTGCGCCAACAGGCCGGCGGCCACTGGCAGGACTATGTGGCACATCCCTTTATCCAGCAACTGGCCGCCGGTACGCTGCCGGAACCCGCGTTTCGCCGCTACCTGACGCAGGATTATCTGTTCCTGATCCACTTTGCCCGAGCCTATGCCCTGCTGGTCAGCAAACTGCGCACCCTGCCGGAAATGCGCGCAGCCACCGCTTCGCTCAATGCCATTGTCGCCGAACTGCCCCTGCACCTGGCCTATTGTGCCGACTGGGGGCTGAGCGAACCGCAGATAGCCGCCGAACCCGAAGCGCCGGAAACCCTGAACTACACCCGCTACGTACTCGATATCGGCCACGCCGGGGACGCTCTGGATCTGCTGGTAGCCTTAATGCCCTGCGTCGCTGGCTATGCCGAAATCGGCCTGCGTCTGCTCAACGATCCCAACACGGTGATGGAAGGCAATCCCTATTCCTCGTGGATCCGCAACTATGGTGATCCCGCGTATCTGAGCGGCGTACAAGCCTCCCTCGACCTGCTGGAAAACGTTGGCCTCCAGCGGGGTGCCCCAAGCCGTCTGAACGAACTGTCGGCGATTTTCACCACCGCCACCCGCCTGGAATCCGCCTTCTGGCAGATGGGGTTGAATGCCCAATGA
- a CDS encoding ABC transporter permease: MNAQNRRLDGALVLGALALLVLPWYSQEAGFFDFGWLSTLWQDQASAPALWQILTFQRPWLAVALLMLLVCAVARLLQIGRFRSQLLIAASLIGVVFLLFEGHAIGYSGWNWQWSEHLFGALSDGQPAFGAGAILLITTFLLLFSFALAERGVLKGDAFVVAAIVLLVALVTTFVLYPVLSMFVASVQDVDGSFKPDGLIANMQDPAIWSLSCLKGGSCGTAWRTLTLALMTASGSTLLGLAFALAATRTPLPFKKGLRMLTVLPIITPPFVIGLALMLLFGRAGVVTELLAGVFGIEPGRWLYGLTGIWIAQVLSFTPIAFLVLIGVVEGVSPSLEEASQTLRANRWRTFRYVSLPLMAPGLANAFLISFIESMADFGNPMVLGGSHGVLSTEIFFSVVGAQNDPSRAAVLAIILLCFTLSAFILQRLWLAGKSFATVTGKGDSGTHCGLPRGLRYGVYALVIPWGLFTLVIYGMILIGGFVQSWGLDSSLTLGHYARAFGFHWNSGQIVWTGVAWNSFWTTLEIALIAAPLTAIVGLLTAWLIVRQKFAGRQTFEFMLMLSFAIPGTVIGVSYIMAYNLPPLEITGTALILVACFVFRNMPVGVRGGIAAMSQLDRSLDEASLTLRASSFRTLRKVILPLLKPAISAALVYAFVRAITSISAVIFLVSAQYNMATSYIVGLVENGEYGVAIAYSSVLIVVMLAVILTFQLLVGERRLRRAIRIATPPVTPPPALHQENAV; the protein is encoded by the coding sequence ATGAATGCTCAAAACCGCCGCCTTGACGGGGCCCTCGTGCTGGGCGCACTGGCACTGTTGGTGCTGCCCTGGTACAGCCAGGAAGCCGGGTTCTTCGACTTTGGCTGGCTAAGTACGCTGTGGCAGGATCAGGCGAGTGCACCCGCGCTGTGGCAAATACTGACGTTTCAACGCCCCTGGCTGGCGGTTGCCCTGCTGATGCTGCTGGTTTGCGCAGTAGCTCGCCTGCTGCAAATTGGCCGTTTTCGCTCGCAGTTGCTGATCGCTGCCAGCCTGATCGGCGTGGTTTTTCTGCTGTTTGAAGGCCATGCCATTGGTTACAGCGGCTGGAACTGGCAGTGGAGCGAACACCTGTTCGGCGCACTCAGCGACGGCCAGCCCGCCTTTGGCGCCGGCGCTATTTTACTGATCACCACATTTTTGCTGCTGTTCTCTTTCGCGCTTGCCGAACGCGGCGTGCTGAAGGGCGATGCCTTTGTGGTCGCCGCCATTGTACTGCTGGTCGCGCTGGTCACCACCTTCGTGCTTTACCCGGTGCTGAGCATGTTTGTCGCCTCGGTGCAGGACGTGGACGGATCGTTCAAGCCAGACGGCCTGATCGCCAATATGCAGGATCCGGCCATTTGGAGCCTGAGCTGCCTGAAGGGCGGCAGTTGCGGCACCGCCTGGCGCACTCTGACGCTGGCGCTGATGACCGCCAGCGGATCCACGCTGCTCGGCCTGGCTTTTGCCCTGGCTGCCACCCGTACGCCGCTGCCGTTCAAAAAAGGGCTGCGTATGTTGACGGTACTGCCGATCATTACGCCGCCGTTCGTGATCGGCCTGGCGCTGATGCTGCTGTTTGGCCGTGCCGGGGTGGTGACCGAGCTGCTCGCCGGGGTGTTCGGCATCGAGCCCGGCCGCTGGCTTTATGGCCTGACCGGCATCTGGATTGCTCAGGTGCTCTCCTTTACCCCGATTGCCTTTCTGGTGTTGATTGGCGTGGTGGAAGGCGTCAGCCCCTCGCTGGAAGAAGCTTCGCAAACGCTGCGGGCCAACCGCTGGCGCACTTTCCGCTACGTTTCCCTGCCGCTGATGGCCCCCGGGTTGGCCAACGCCTTCCTGATCAGCTTTATCGAAAGCATGGCGGACTTCGGTAACCCCATGGTGCTGGGCGGCAGCCACGGCGTGCTGTCGACCGAGATCTTCTTCTCGGTGGTCGGCGCGCAAAACGATCCGAGCCGCGCCGCCGTGCTGGCGATTATCCTGCTGTGCTTTACCCTCAGCGCCTTTATTTTGCAGCGCCTGTGGTTGGCAGGAAAAAGCTTCGCCACCGTTACCGGCAAAGGGGATTCCGGCACCCACTGTGGATTGCCGCGGGGCTTGCGCTACGGCGTATACGCGTTGGTGATCCCCTGGGGCCTGTTCACGCTGGTCATCTACGGCATGATCCTGATTGGCGGCTTCGTGCAGTCATGGGGACTCGACAGCAGCCTGACGCTGGGCCATTACGCCCGCGCCTTTGGTTTCCACTGGAACAGCGGCCAGATCGTCTGGACCGGCGTCGCCTGGAACTCGTTCTGGACCACGTTGGAAATTGCCCTGATCGCCGCGCCGCTCACGGCCATCGTCGGCTTGCTCACCGCCTGGCTGATCGTGCGGCAGAAGTTCGCCGGTCGCCAGACCTTCGAGTTTATGCTAATGCTCAGCTTTGCCATCCCAGGCACGGTGATCGGCGTCAGTTACATCATGGCCTACAACCTGCCGCCGCTGGAAATCACCGGCACCGCCCTGATCCTGGTCGCCTGCTTTGTGTTCCGCAATATGCCGGTCGGCGTTCGGGGCGGGATCGCCGCCATGAGCCAACTGGATCGCAGCCTGGATGAAGCCTCGCTGACCCTGCGCGCCAGCAGTTTCCGCACCCTGCGTAAAGTGATCCTGCCGCTGTTGAAACCGGCCATCAGCGCGGCGCTGGTTTACGCCTTTGTGCGCGCGATCACCTCCATCAGCGCGGTGATTTTCCTGGTCAGCGCCCAGTACAACATGGCCACCTCCTACATCGTCGGGCTGGTCGAAAACGGGGAATACGGCGTGGCCATCGCCTACTCCTCCGTGCTTATCGTGGTGATGCTGGCGGTGATCCTCACTTTCCAACTGCTGGTGGGCGAACGTCGCCTGCGCCGCGCCATCCGTATTGCCACACCGCCGGTGACGCCTCCACCGGCTTTACATCAGGAGAATGCCGTATGA
- a CDS encoding ABC transporter permease, producing MKTLPESRLSRMRRSLTVFVGLLLLWGLVTLGDIPAFLLPSPSAVAQALWDNRAYLAYHTLITASEIACGLLAGVLLGASLALCMIFSPRLQRWLMPLVLTSQAIPVFALAPLLVLWFGFGMSAKVVMAVLVIFFPVTSAFFDGLRRVNNDYLDLARTLRASPWAQLRHVRLMAALPAFGSGLRMAAAVAPIGAIIGEWVGSAEGLGYVMLNANARMQTDICFAALFILVLMTVLLWVTVDALLLRLIDWAPEND from the coding sequence ATGAAAACCCTGCCTGAAAGCCGTCTGTCGCGGATGCGTCGCAGCCTGACGGTGTTCGTCGGCCTGTTGCTGCTCTGGGGGCTGGTCACGCTGGGCGATATCCCTGCCTTCCTGTTGCCCTCCCCCTCGGCGGTGGCACAGGCGCTGTGGGACAACCGTGCTTACCTCGCTTATCACACGCTGATCACCGCCTCGGAGATCGCCTGCGGTTTGCTGGCCGGGGTTTTGCTCGGTGCCTCGCTGGCGCTGTGCATGATCTTTTCGCCGCGCTTGCAGCGCTGGTTAATGCCCTTGGTGCTGACCAGCCAGGCGATACCGGTGTTTGCTCTGGCGCCGCTGTTGGTGCTGTGGTTCGGCTTCGGCATGAGCGCCAAAGTGGTGATGGCGGTGCTGGTGATTTTCTTCCCGGTCACGTCCGCCTTCTTCGATGGGCTGCGCCGGGTCAATAACGATTATCTCGATCTGGCCCGCACCCTGCGAGCTTCTCCCTGGGCCCAACTGCGCCACGTGCGGCTGATGGCTGCGCTACCGGCCTTCGGTTCCGGGCTGCGGATGGCCGCCGCCGTCGCCCCTATCGGCGCCATCATCGGCGAATGGGTTGGCTCGGCGGAAGGGCTGGGTTACGTAATGCTTAACGCCAACGCGCGCATGCAGACCGACATCTGCTTTGCCGCGCTGTTTATATTGGTGCTGATGACCGTCTTGCTGTGGGTGACGGTGGACGCGCTGCTGCTGCGCCTGATCGACTGGGCGCCGGAAAATGACTGA
- a CDS encoding GlxA family transcriptional regulator, which translates to MHTFLIIVPEGGMLFESAGIADILMQANRLRPDDAPLYQMAIVTTQTHRVVHGSSGLNLLADHRLADLDPEVERDTIIVTGKGATEEESAFVVDWLRRAAPKARRVASVCGGAMLLAEAGLLDGRRATTHWRLLETLQARFPKVKVENGPIYVQDGAVWTSGGVSSGFDLTLALVEDDYGFVQAREVAQDLVMFLRRPGGQAQFSRYPLNQAKTPGPIRDLQSWILENLAEDLSVEKLAERVAMSPRNFTRVFTRETGISPAKFVEEGRLYIARQRLEQSSQGIEQIATSSGFGNALNLRRVFERHLQLTPTEYRDRFHSRTLA; encoded by the coding sequence ATGCATACATTTCTGATTATCGTCCCCGAAGGGGGCATGCTGTTCGAATCGGCGGGGATCGCCGACATCCTGATGCAGGCCAACCGCTTGCGGCCCGATGACGCGCCGCTCTACCAGATGGCGATAGTCACCACGCAAACCCACCGGGTGGTGCATGGCTCGTCTGGTTTGAATCTGTTGGCCGATCATCGCCTGGCGGATCTCGACCCTGAGGTGGAACGCGATACCATTATCGTTACCGGCAAAGGGGCGACCGAGGAAGAAAGCGCCTTTGTGGTGGATTGGCTCCGCCGTGCGGCCCCCAAGGCGCGGCGCGTGGCGTCCGTTTGCGGTGGCGCAATGCTGTTGGCCGAGGCCGGTTTGCTGGACGGCCGCCGGGCGACCACCCATTGGCGGCTGCTGGAAACCTTGCAGGCCCGCTTCCCCAAAGTGAAGGTCGAAAATGGGCCGATCTATGTGCAGGATGGTGCCGTTTGGACCTCTGGCGGCGTCAGCTCCGGGTTTGATCTCACCCTGGCGCTGGTGGAGGACGATTATGGTTTCGTGCAGGCCCGCGAAGTGGCGCAGGATCTGGTGATGTTTTTGCGCCGGCCCGGCGGGCAGGCGCAGTTCAGCCGTTACCCACTGAATCAGGCCAAAACACCGGGGCCTATCCGCGATCTGCAGAGCTGGATCCTGGAGAATCTGGCCGAGGATCTTTCCGTTGAGAAACTGGCCGAGCGGGTTGCCATGAGTCCGCGTAACTTTACGCGCGTGTTCACACGTGAAACCGGTATTTCACCCGCCAAATTTGTTGAAGAAGGGCGCTTGTACATCGCCCGCCAGCGCCTGGAACAGAGCTCACAAGGCATTGAACAAATCGCCACCAGCAGCGGTTTCGGCAATGCTCTCAATCTGCGCCGCGTTTTCGAACGGCATTTGCAATTGACCCCCACCGAATACCGCGATCGCTTCCATTCACGCACTTTGGCGTAA